In Hirschia baltica ATCC 49814, the genomic stretch CTTGTGAAGACTGCGCCGCCGCCTAAAAAGACAAAAGCACTACGTCTGGAAAGCCAAAAGGCTTTATTTTTGTCTGAATGTGTCATGCCAACATGATGACTTATCTATTGGTAAACTTCCAAACAATTGATTGTGAATGGGCTAAAGTGATCCAATTGCGCTTATTCTACGTGAAGCCTTAAGGCGTTGCCGCCGAATAATTCTTGATACTCGGGACGTAGATCGAGATGGAAAATTTCCTGCTCAACAATGATTGTATATGGCCCCTCAACATATGGTCCAAGCGTGTAGGGGGCGAACATGAATAATATACCGCCAAATTTTTGATCAATATCTGAACTTGTCAGTGCGATTTCAGCACCAAAAATGCGTTCTTTCATTCTGTTGGAAGCACATTCAATTGGCTCACCATCAATGGTGGTTTCGCCTATGCGTTCAATTTTAGCTTGTTTCAATTGCTCACAAGCGGCAATAGCCAATGCGGGTGAAATACCGATTCGTGGATGAAACAGATTTTCCAGATTTATTGATTTTCCGGTATCTATTTCAGCGATAAGTCCTTGCCAATTCAAATTGGGGTGGGCACCGCCAGTATAGCTATATTCGCGCCCTTTGGCTGAGACGATATTGCCGCTGCGCTGAATTTCAGCAAATTGAATATCGACATCCCAAGGGTGAAATGTCAGGTCATTTGCAAGTGCCGTTTCTTTTGCTTCGATTGCATCGGCTTTGAGGCGATCGCGATAGCTTCCAATTTTTTTCATTATAGGAAGATAGGCGGGTTCTTCACTGCTTCCTGTTGGAAACCGTGCTTCAAATTCAATTTCAGGTAAATCCAGCCGCATATTTTCCGCATATCGGTTTGCTCCGGGGCGGGGTGCAATAGGGGTGGCCTCTATTGAAGGTGTTGCTTCTGCAACATCTTTATCGTCTGTTTTGGGAACAACCGATGAAGGCGTGACGTTTTGCACCGGCTTTTCGGGTGTTGTTTGCGTGTTTGTCTTGCCGGAAGTCGCTATCGTGCTGTCTTTATCAGTTTCAATAGTGGGGCCGGTGTGCAGCTGATGAGCACCGTTAGAAGCACCGCCAATAATTGTAAACAGAGCTGTGATTAAAGCTGTCGAGATTGCAATCGTTATGGACAGAGCTTCATCGCCGAACAAGCCTTTGGATTTTTTCACAGCCATTTTTTATTCCTATAGATCTGCTTTTGCAGTTTGTAGTGTGCACGTCCGTTTAGATTAGAAATATAGACGACAATCCAAACCCGACTAAAAGCAATAAAGAAGCTTCTCTGTTTGATTTAAACAAAATCAGCGCTCTATCACCCATATCTGGAGATGTCTTTATCGCCTGTAACATTAAATGGCCACCGAAAATTGCAACACCGAGCAGGCCAATAGGCGCTTGCTTTAATAGGCAGGCTGTTGAAACTAAAATCACAGACAGGCCATAAAGGATGAAGGTTGCTGATTGCACTTTTGCGCCAAAGCGGCGGGCGGTCGATTTCACGCCAATCATTGCGTCATCTTCAATATCTTGAAGCGCGTATATTGTGTCATACCCAATCGTCCAGAAGACGAATCCTAGATATAAAATCATGTCAGCCATTTCAATGCGCTGGTTCACCGCAGCAATAGCGACCAGAATTGCCCAATTAAAAGTGAAACCTAACCATGCTTGCGGCCACCATGTGATCCGCTTCATGAGCGGATAGGCTGCAATGAGCGGGATTGATAAAAGGGAGACAATTTGTGCGGTTCTCGGCAAGGTGAGCAAAACACATAATCCGATGGAGCATTGAATTAATGTCCAGATCCAAGCCTTTTTGACACTGACGCGACCTGCAGGAATCGGGCGTCCAGCCGTGCGATCAACTTTTGCATCAAAGTCTTTATCGAGAATATCATTATAGGTGCAACCGGCTCCGCGCATGGCAATTGCACCTATAAAAATAAGGATAGCTAATTGCAAATCGCTCCAGTGTGGCAGCTCATTTAAACGCGTAAATGCAATCGCGATCCATCCTGGGATGGCGAGCAACCAAATGCCAATGGGGCGATCATAGCGTGACAAACGGCAATATGGTTCAAACCAATTTGGCATTTTATCGACCCAAGACGTGGGTTGGGCATCTTTAGGGATAAGAGGCGAGCTCTGGTTCATTGGTCTATCTCTGTGTCAGAGGCTGTGTGTGTTTGTGCGTTAGGCGCGCGTTCTATGAAAATATCACATTCACCGGATTGGTTGTCTTGATAGCAACGACACTCTTTGAGTTCATAATCAAACTGACCACCAACTGATTTGCAATTTTCTATTTGAGCCTCACAAGCTATCAAGCTTGAGCAGGCCAATGCTAGAAATAACGAGGTGAAACTGAATTTTTTCTTCATATCTGGAGAAGACTTTCATTCGAGTGTTGAGCCTTTGCGCAAATTTGCCCATAAACTTGCCCTATGAGCACGATCCCACGCCTTTTCGTCAAGGCCGATTTAACCCTTGGCGCCCCAATCGCTTTGACCTCTGAGCAGGCCAATTACCTTTTTCGCGTTTTGCGTTTGTCAAAGAATGACGCTGTGCGTGTTTTTAATGGACGTGACGGTGAATGGCGGGCGAGCGTAACAGAAGTCATGCGCTCTGCTGGTTTTTTGTGTTTGGAGGAGTTGATTGTCCCGCAAGCTGTTATTGGTGATTTACAGTTATTGTTTGCTCCTTTGAAAAAGACCTGCACGGACTTTGTGGTTGAGAAAGCCACCGAGCTTGGTGTGACAATGATTCAGCCAGTGATTACCAAGCGAACACAAACCAGCACAGTGCGTGTGTCTCGGCTCGAGAAAATTGTTGAAGAAGCAGCCGAGCAAACCGAAAGATTGGATATTCCACTTGTTCAGGAACCAATTCAATTGCTGGAAGCTTTAGGGAAGTGGGATAAGAATCGGCGGTTGGTCTTTTGTGATGAAGCCGGTGATGATCCAACAGAAAACTGGGGCGGCGATGTTGGGCGCGCTCGTCCTATGATGGAAGCGATATCTGAACTGAAAGATGGTTTGGCTGCAATACTGATCGGGCCAGAGGGTGGTTTTTCACCAGAAGAACGCAAATATCTGCGTCAGCAAGATTATGTCATACCCGTTACTTTAGGGCCGCGTATCTTGCGCGCTGAGACGGCTGCTGTGTCGGCGCTGACATTGTGGCAGGCCGCACGTGGGGATTGGCGAGCATCATAGCTGGAGCTTATTCACACTATAACTGGAGTGTTTTGGCAATCTGGCTAATCATTTTTAGATACAGTCAGAATTTGGTAAACATGTCCGACATTTGAATGTTGAAGTAAAATTATCGTTATTTCAACGTTCAGGTCTTGGCTAGAGACACACAAGCACCTATTTGCGACTAAGTTTAATATCAATAGCTGCACAAATTTTGTGGCGATTCATGCAGGGGCAGTTTCCATGTCTACGCCGACTAAACCAATCGATTCAAATGCGCCTCGAATTGAGTCAAAGGATGAGCTGATCGCGCATCTTGCGAAAGGATGTAAGCCCCGCGAAGAATGGCGGATTGGAACGGAACACGAGAAATTCGGCTTTCTGAAAGATGGTAATCAGCCTGTTCCTTATGACGGTCATGCTTCAGTGCGCTCAATGCTTGAAGGGCTTAGAGATCGCTTTAATTGGGAGCCAATTGAAGAAGATGGTCGCATTATCGGCCTTAAAAAAGATGGTGCTTCGGTAAGTTTAGAGCCGGGTGGTCAATTTGAGCTGTCGGGTGCACCGCTAGAGCACATTCATCAGACATGTAATGAAGTTGGTGTTCACTTAAAGGAAGTGCGTGAAATTGCTGATGAAATTGGTGTTGCATTTCTCGGTCTTGGTTTTTCACCAATATGGTCATTAGAAGAAACGCCTATGATGCCAAAAGGGCGTTATAAAATTATGCGTGACTATATGATGAAAGTCGGGCGTCTTGGGCGTCAAATGATGTTTCGTTCCTGTACTGTGCAAACAAATTTAGATTATTCATCAGAAGCTGACATGGTGAAGAAGATGCGGGTATCGCTGGCGCTTCAACCTGTGGCGACGGCTTTGTTCGCGAATTCTCCTTTTAATGAAGGGCGTACAAACGGGTTTCAATCCTATCGCGCGCATGTGTGGACAGACACTGACCCTGACCGCACGGGCATGCTGCCATTTGCCTTTGAAGAAGGCTATGGATTTGAACGATATGTAGATTACGTCCTTGATACACCTATGTATTTTGTTCGCCGAAATGGTGAATATATGGATGCATCTGGAAAGTCTTTCCGTGATTTTCTGGATGGAAAACTAGATATAATTCCCGGCGACAAACCGACAATGGATGATTTTGATGATCACATGTCGACATTGTTTCCAGAAGTGCGCCTAAAACAATTTCTTGAAATGCGAGGCGCTG encodes the following:
- a CDS encoding DUF3298 and DUF4163 domain-containing protein; translated protein: MAVKKSKGLFGDEALSITIAISTALITALFTIIGGASNGAHQLHTGPTIETDKDSTIATSGKTNTQTTPEKPVQNVTPSSVVPKTDDKDVAEATPSIEATPIAPRPGANRYAENMRLDLPEIEFEARFPTGSSEEPAYLPIMKKIGSYRDRLKADAIEAKETALANDLTFHPWDVDIQFAEIQRSGNIVSAKGREYSYTGGAHPNLNWQGLIAEIDTGKSINLENLFHPRIGISPALAIAACEQLKQAKIERIGETTIDGEPIECASNRMKERIFGAEIALTSSDIDQKFGGILFMFAPYTLGPYVEGPYTIIVEQEIFHLDLRPEYQELFGGNALRLHVE
- the ubiA gene encoding 4-hydroxybenzoate octaprenyltransferase, with the protein product MNQSSPLIPKDAQPTSWVDKMPNWFEPYCRLSRYDRPIGIWLLAIPGWIAIAFTRLNELPHWSDLQLAILIFIGAIAMRGAGCTYNDILDKDFDAKVDRTAGRPIPAGRVSVKKAWIWTLIQCSIGLCVLLTLPRTAQIVSLLSIPLIAAYPLMKRITWWPQAWLGFTFNWAILVAIAAVNQRIEMADMILYLGFVFWTIGYDTIYALQDIEDDAMIGVKSTARRFGAKVQSATFILYGLSVILVSTACLLKQAPIGLLGVAIFGGHLMLQAIKTSPDMGDRALILFKSNREASLLLLVGFGLSSIFLI
- a CDS encoding 16S rRNA (uracil(1498)-N(3))-methyltransferase, whose protein sequence is MSTIPRLFVKADLTLGAPIALTSEQANYLFRVLRLSKNDAVRVFNGRDGEWRASVTEVMRSAGFLCLEELIVPQAVIGDLQLLFAPLKKTCTDFVVEKATELGVTMIQPVITKRTQTSTVRVSRLEKIVEEAAEQTERLDIPLVQEPIQLLEALGKWDKNRRLVFCDEAGDDPTENWGGDVGRARPMMEAISELKDGLAAILIGPEGGFSPEERKYLRQQDYVIPVTLGPRILRAETAAVSALTLWQAARGDWRAS
- a CDS encoding glutamate--cysteine ligase, with the protein product MSTPTKPIDSNAPRIESKDELIAHLAKGCKPREEWRIGTEHEKFGFLKDGNQPVPYDGHASVRSMLEGLRDRFNWEPIEEDGRIIGLKKDGASVSLEPGGQFELSGAPLEHIHQTCNEVGVHLKEVREIADEIGVAFLGLGFSPIWSLEETPMMPKGRYKIMRDYMMKVGRLGRQMMFRSCTVQTNLDYSSEADMVKKMRVSLALQPVATALFANSPFNEGRTNGFQSYRAHVWTDTDPDRTGMLPFAFEEGYGFERYVDYVLDTPMYFVRRNGEYMDASGKSFRDFLDGKLDIIPGDKPTMDDFDDHMSTLFPEVRLKQFLEMRGADSGPWGQICALPAFWVGLLYDEQSLNDAWELVRHWSVAERESMRRCAPVMGLASPIRTQTLQDIAKEVLALSRAGLKRRAKLSSSGDDETGFLTQLDQIAETGENAAQIMLKKYHGEWNRDLSHAFKEYAY